A window of the Nisaea acidiphila genome harbors these coding sequences:
- a CDS encoding M81 family metallopeptidase has protein sequence MSKKRIAICGFNLESNRFAPTCSRADFEENMYFRGKEIDLQARAEYPSIHLGICGFYDIMDEQLGGPTGWEPVPALVIGSTPAGPVEETFFKEFLGELRSDLEAGGAVDGVYICQHGGACATHTHDPDGDVFRLVREVVGPDVPVIATLDLHANVSGEMMEATDLMIGYRTNPHVDLYERGCEAAKAMLEMFGGVKTAAYKVRLPLVAPSVTQLTAEGHPYGDLIRLGQTKLDESVMNVTCLSGFAFCDTPKNGMTVIVTTRGNETDAREVATDLAEAAWADRHRYVPKMMPLDEAAALAKAVGDDMSRETVLFADPADNPGGGGRGNTTYILKSFLEAGVTGCTLAVFYDPAAVKAAEKAGVGATIDITLNAEEENAFSDKLDVSAEVLHLSDGIFVGNHGMVEGKTTDLGATAVLKIGGIKLVCITKRTQCLSPDYLSAFGIDPDGERCIVVKSRGHFRAGFAHMFPPERIVEVDVPGLTSPNLANFDWKYVQRPFFPVDGEKAVWDRSKA, from the coding sequence ATGAGTAAGAAACGCATCGCAATCTGCGGGTTCAATCTCGAATCCAACCGCTTCGCCCCGACCTGTTCCAGGGCGGATTTCGAGGAGAACATGTACTTTCGGGGCAAGGAGATCGATCTTCAGGCCCGGGCAGAATATCCCTCGATCCATCTCGGGATCTGCGGCTTCTACGACATCATGGACGAGCAACTCGGCGGCCCGACGGGCTGGGAGCCTGTGCCGGCGCTGGTGATCGGCTCGACCCCGGCGGGACCGGTCGAGGAGACATTCTTCAAGGAGTTTCTCGGCGAGCTTCGGTCCGATCTCGAAGCGGGCGGCGCGGTCGACGGCGTTTATATCTGCCAGCATGGCGGCGCCTGCGCGACCCACACGCACGATCCGGACGGCGACGTCTTCCGGCTGGTGCGTGAGGTGGTCGGCCCGGACGTGCCGGTGATCGCCACCCTCGATCTCCATGCCAACGTCTCCGGTGAGATGATGGAGGCGACCGACCTGATGATCGGCTACCGCACCAATCCGCATGTCGATCTCTACGAACGCGGTTGCGAGGCGGCGAAGGCGATGCTGGAGATGTTCGGCGGGGTGAAGACGGCCGCCTACAAGGTGCGCCTGCCGCTGGTCGCGCCGTCCGTCACTCAATTGACGGCGGAGGGACATCCCTATGGCGATCTGATCCGGCTCGGCCAGACCAAGCTCGACGAGAGCGTGATGAACGTGACCTGCCTGTCCGGCTTCGCCTTCTGCGATACGCCGAAGAACGGCATGACGGTGATCGTCACGACGCGGGGCAACGAGACGGACGCGAGAGAGGTAGCGACCGACCTCGCGGAGGCGGCCTGGGCCGACCGGCACCGCTATGTACCGAAGATGATGCCGCTCGACGAGGCGGCCGCGCTCGCCAAGGCGGTTGGCGACGACATGAGCCGCGAGACCGTCCTCTTCGCCGACCCGGCGGACAATCCGGGGGGCGGCGGTCGCGGCAATACGACCTATATCCTGAAATCCTTCCTTGAAGCTGGCGTCACAGGCTGCACCCTCGCGGTATTCTACGATCCGGCTGCCGTGAAAGCGGCGGAGAAGGCGGGCGTCGGGGCGACGATCGACATCACGCTGAACGCGGAGGAGGAGAACGCGTTCTCCGACAAGCTCGACGTTTCCGCCGAGGTCCTGCATCTCTCCGATGGGATCTTCGTCGGCAATCACGGCATGGTCGAGGGCAAGACCACCGATCTCGGCGCGACCGCAGTGCTGAAGATCGGCGGCATCAAGCTGGTCTGCATCACCAAACGGACGCAGTGCCTCTCTCCGGACTATCTCTCCGCTTTCGGCATCGATCCGGACGGAGAGCGCTGCATCGTCGTGAAATCGCGTGGCCATTTCCGCGCCGGCTTCGCCCACATGTTCCCGCCGGAGCGGATCGTGGAGGTGGATGTGCCGGGGCTGACCTCGCCGAACCTCGCCAATTTCGACTGGAAATACGTGCAACGCCCCTTCTTCCCGGTGGACGGAGAGAAGGCGGTCTGGGACAGGAGCAAGGCATGA
- a CDS encoding aldo/keto reductase: MRFLDTDIPQLGLGTWPLGGPFYAGEQSLGYANADPGEAIKAIDAAWDGGIRLFDTANAYGAGHAEYLLGRALENRPDAIIATKVGMSFDERTKQIGGDVTDPAQIVASIEDCLRRLRRDRIDMLFLHHNDLPVERAEPIFEIFAKARAAGKVRAFGWSTDFPARVEAMAGRDGFAAVQHVMNVFFDAPSMQATLEKNGLVGFIRSPLAMGVLTGKYLADSSVPADDIRSMNSETRDYFRDGKPGAGYLADLDAVRELLTSGGRTLAQGSLCWLMTKSSGNLPIPGGRTAAQVEENIGALDHGRFSQDVMEEIEAVLKREPEGEPRSR, translated from the coding sequence ATGAGATTTCTGGACACCGACATTCCGCAGCTTGGGCTCGGAACCTGGCCGCTTGGAGGCCCGTTCTATGCGGGCGAACAGTCGCTCGGATACGCCAACGCGGATCCCGGCGAGGCCATCAAGGCGATCGATGCGGCCTGGGACGGCGGCATACGTTTGTTCGACACGGCCAATGCCTACGGCGCCGGGCATGCCGAATATCTATTGGGCCGTGCTCTGGAGAACCGGCCGGACGCCATCATCGCGACCAAGGTCGGTATGAGCTTTGACGAAAGAACGAAGCAGATCGGCGGCGATGTCACCGATCCGGCCCAAATTGTCGCTTCGATAGAAGACTGCCTCCGGCGGCTCCGACGGGACCGTATCGACATGCTGTTTCTGCATCACAACGATCTGCCGGTGGAGCGCGCGGAACCGATTTTCGAGATCTTCGCGAAGGCCCGTGCCGCGGGCAAGGTTCGCGCGTTCGGATGGAGTACGGATTTCCCGGCGCGGGTCGAAGCGATGGCCGGAAGGGACGGGTTCGCCGCAGTTCAGCATGTTATGAATGTGTTTTTCGATGCGCCGAGCATGCAGGCGACGCTTGAAAAGAACGGGCTGGTCGGTTTCATCCGCTCGCCGCTCGCGATGGGGGTTCTAACCGGAAAATACCTTGCCGATAGTTCGGTGCCGGCCGACGACATCCGGTCGATGAACTCGGAGACGCGTGACTATTTCAGGGATGGCAAACCCGGAGCGGGATATCTGGCGGATCTCGATGCCGTCCGGGAACTTCTGACGAGCGGAGGGCGTACTTTGGCCCAGGGAAGCCTTTGTTGGCTCATGACGAAGTCGTCCGGGAACCTTCCGATCCCGGGGGGACGAACCGCCGCGCAGGTCGAAGAAAATATCGGTGCTCTCGACCATGGCCGGTTTTCTCAGGATGTCATGGAAGAGATTGAGGCGGTGCTGAAACGGGAGCCGGAAGGCGAGCCGCGTTCCCGATAA
- a CDS encoding LysR family transcriptional regulator: MNETKFDWDDLRLFLEVARAGGLAAASERTGKSAPTLGRRMLHLEKELGKELFHRHARGYDLTEDGHKFKREIDEIASRIAPLHRSAEDSKTTLVKISAGTWVTLFLARNIQKLTGGSGDVRLRFISDEAVLDIGHREAVIGVRNRRPEQIGLACRTVGRVHFAGYAVTPEIQTWVKVLGTTPSALWLRDEIRCADFVEVTSPRSALDLAMSGQARAVLPTFIGDRESPLTRVTDPIAELSHDQWLVSHEEERFVPEIRRTIEYMAKLLTELHREGPRSGAPG; this comes from the coding sequence ATGAATGAAACGAAGTTCGATTGGGACGATCTACGCCTGTTTCTCGAGGTTGCCCGGGCAGGCGGTCTCGCCGCCGCCAGCGAGCGAACCGGGAAAAGCGCCCCCACACTCGGACGACGAATGCTGCATCTGGAAAAAGAGCTCGGAAAAGAGCTGTTCCACAGACATGCCAGGGGCTACGACCTCACCGAAGACGGTCACAAATTCAAAAGAGAGATAGATGAGATTGCGTCCCGGATCGCGCCGCTGCACCGGTCCGCAGAGGACAGCAAGACAACTCTCGTCAAAATCTCCGCCGGAACCTGGGTCACGCTGTTTCTGGCACGAAACATACAAAAGCTGACCGGCGGCAGCGGAGATGTGCGGCTCCGTTTCATCTCGGACGAGGCGGTTCTCGATATCGGACATCGCGAAGCCGTCATCGGAGTTCGCAACCGCCGGCCGGAACAGATCGGGCTTGCCTGCCGGACGGTCGGGCGCGTGCATTTCGCCGGCTACGCGGTCACTCCGGAGATCCAAACATGGGTGAAGGTTCTCGGGACCACGCCGTCCGCACTCTGGCTTCGGGACGAGATCCGCTGCGCTGATTTTGTAGAAGTCACGTCGCCGCGAAGCGCGCTCGATCTTGCCATGTCAGGACAGGCGCGCGCCGTTCTGCCGACTTTCATCGGAGACCGAGAGTCACCCCTGACCCGCGTGACCGATCCGATCGCCGAGCTCTCTCACGATCAGTGGCTGGTTTCACACGAAGAAGAACGGTTCGTTCCCGAGATTCGGCGCACGATCGAGTACATGGCCAAACTTCTGACGGAGCTGCACCGGGAAGGTCCCCGGAGCGGCGCGCCAGGCTGA
- the dnaE gene encoding DNA polymerase III subunit alpha, whose product MTHADFVHLRVHSAYSLAEGAIKGKELVSLAVKHRMPAAAMTDSGNLFGALEFAVTASGSGVQPIVGVQLALRREESEPRGALKVVGGTAHTPNQTDQIVLLAQTETGYRNLMELVSRSYTLTDPGESPRVPFEDLEGRSEGLIALTGGPSGKIGRLLLENRPEEAETALLDLKALFGDRLYVEIQRHFLDSERRSEAGFLDLAYKHDVPLVATNECYFATEEMYEAHDALLCIAERTTIGNANRRRVTPHHRFKSAEEMRELFSDLPEAVDNTLVIAQRCSYMVQTVAPILPPFDTAEGRNEAEELRAQAEEGLKKRLEAHVFTEGMDEAARAEAAKPYEERLDFELGVIEQMGFPGYFLIVADFIGWAKDRNIPVGPGRGSGAGSLVAYSLTITDLDPLRWGLLFERFLNPERVSMPDFDIDFCQDRRGEVIDYVQKRYGRDRVAQIITFGKLQARAALRDVGRVREMPYGQVDRICKLVPNNPANPVTLAEALEVEPELRKQRDEDEEVGDLIRISLQLEGLFRNASTHAAGVVIGDRPLHELVALYRDPNSDMPATQFNMKWVEQAGLVKFDFLGLKTLSVLQNAVDLLKRRGIELDLSQVPLDDKPTYEMLGRAESTGVFQLESTGMRDVLRRMKPDRFEDIIALVALYRPGPMANIPKYIACKHGEEQPDYMHPVLEPVLKETFGIMIYQEQVQQAAQRLSGYTLGGADLLRRAMGKKIKEEMDAQRETFVKGAVEQKVKAEKASEIFDQIAAFAGYGFNKSHAAAYALVAYHTAYLKANYPVEFLAASMTYDMNNTDKLNVFRQEIQRLGIRLLGPDINKSFVDFVPEETPEGDLAIRYALAAIKNVGENAMEALIAERSEKGPYKTIGEFAGRIDGTVVNKRLMENLVRAGAFDCMTQNRGQLFESVEKILRHANAASAERSSDQVSLFGGPSGTPEPEIALADRLDWPAMERLKEEFDAIGFYLSAHPLDAYGASLERLGVVRSDQIVATVKEKGGSTRINIAGIVVGSRIRTSSRGNRYAFVQLTDQAGVTEVTVFSEVLATSRDLLEAGQSVLVKADAKIEDEGIRLTVSRLEALDKAVSGTAAGLKIYLRDPGPIPHISEMIAKEKPGRGKIKLVVDTDDEEVELALGRTYNISPDFRAAVKSLPGIVDARDI is encoded by the coding sequence ATGACTCACGCCGATTTCGTCCATCTCCGTGTCCATTCCGCCTATTCGCTCGCTGAGGGGGCGATTAAAGGCAAGGAACTGGTGTCGCTCGCGGTCAAGCACCGCATGCCGGCGGCGGCCATGACGGATAGCGGCAATCTCTTCGGTGCGCTCGAATTCGCGGTGACGGCTTCCGGCTCCGGCGTACAGCCGATCGTCGGCGTGCAGCTGGCTCTGAGGCGGGAAGAGTCCGAACCGCGCGGCGCCCTGAAGGTGGTCGGCGGAACGGCTCATACGCCGAACCAGACCGATCAGATCGTGCTGCTGGCCCAGACCGAGACAGGCTACCGCAACCTGATGGAATTGGTCAGCCGGTCCTACACGTTGACCGATCCCGGAGAATCTCCGCGGGTGCCTTTCGAGGATCTGGAAGGACGGAGCGAGGGGCTGATCGCACTTACCGGCGGGCCGTCCGGCAAGATCGGCCGCCTGTTGCTGGAGAACCGTCCGGAGGAAGCCGAGACTGCGTTGCTGGACCTGAAGGCGCTGTTCGGCGACCGGCTCTATGTCGAGATCCAACGTCATTTCCTCGATTCCGAGCGGCGCAGTGAGGCGGGTTTCCTCGATCTCGCCTACAAGCATGACGTTCCGCTGGTCGCCACCAATGAATGCTACTTCGCGACCGAGGAAATGTACGAGGCGCATGACGCGTTGCTCTGCATCGCCGAGCGCACCACCATCGGCAATGCGAACCGCCGCCGGGTCACGCCGCATCACCGCTTCAAGAGCGCGGAGGAGATGCGCGAACTCTTCTCCGACCTGCCGGAAGCGGTGGACAATACGCTCGTGATCGCCCAGCGCTGCAGCTACATGGTTCAGACGGTCGCCCCGATCCTGCCGCCTTTCGATACGGCCGAGGGCCGGAACGAGGCGGAAGAACTGCGGGCGCAGGCCGAGGAGGGGCTGAAGAAACGGCTGGAGGCTCATGTCTTCACCGAGGGCATGGACGAGGCGGCCCGCGCGGAGGCGGCCAAGCCTTACGAGGAGAGGCTCGATTTCGAGCTCGGCGTCATCGAGCAGATGGGCTTTCCCGGCTACTTCCTGATCGTCGCGGACTTCATCGGCTGGGCCAAGGACCGGAACATTCCCGTCGGCCCCGGCCGTGGCTCCGGTGCGGGGTCGCTGGTCGCTTATTCACTCACCATCACCGATCTCGATCCGCTGCGCTGGGGGCTGCTGTTCGAACGCTTCCTCAATCCCGAACGCGTCTCGATGCCTGACTTCGATATCGACTTCTGCCAGGACCGCCGCGGCGAGGTGATCGATTATGTACAGAAGCGCTACGGTCGGGACCGCGTGGCGCAGATCATCACCTTCGGTAAGCTCCAGGCCCGAGCAGCCCTGCGTGACGTGGGCCGCGTGCGCGAGATGCCGTATGGACAGGTCGACAGGATCTGCAAACTGGTGCCGAACAATCCGGCCAATCCGGTGACGCTCGCCGAGGCGCTCGAGGTCGAACCGGAACTCAGGAAACAGCGGGACGAGGACGAGGAGGTCGGGGATCTCATTCGCATCAGCCTGCAGCTTGAGGGCCTGTTCCGTAACGCGTCGACCCATGCCGCCGGCGTGGTGATCGGCGACCGGCCGCTGCATGAACTGGTCGCGCTCTACCGAGATCCGAACTCGGACATGCCGGCGACCCAGTTCAACATGAAATGGGTCGAGCAGGCGGGACTGGTGAAGTTCGACTTCCTCGGCCTGAAAACCCTTTCGGTGCTGCAGAACGCCGTCGATCTCCTGAAGCGGCGCGGGATCGAGCTGGACCTCTCCCAGGTGCCGCTCGACGACAAGCCGACTTACGAGATGCTGGGGCGGGCGGAATCGACCGGAGTGTTCCAGCTGGAAAGTACCGGCATGCGCGACGTGCTGCGCCGGATGAAGCCTGACCGCTTCGAGGACATCATCGCGCTCGTCGCCCTCTACCGTCCGGGGCCCATGGCGAACATCCCGAAATACATCGCCTGCAAGCACGGCGAGGAGCAGCCGGACTACATGCACCCCGTGCTGGAGCCGGTGCTGAAGGAAACCTTCGGCATCATGATCTACCAGGAGCAGGTGCAGCAGGCGGCCCAGCGTCTCTCCGGCTATACGCTCGGCGGCGCCGACCTGCTGCGCCGCGCCATGGGTAAGAAGATCAAGGAGGAGATGGACGCCCAGCGCGAGACCTTCGTGAAGGGCGCGGTCGAGCAGAAGGTGAAGGCCGAAAAGGCCTCCGAGATCTTCGACCAGATCGCCGCCTTCGCCGGCTACGGCTTCAACAAGAGCCACGCGGCGGCCTATGCGCTGGTCGCCTATCACACGGCCTATCTGAAAGCGAACTACCCGGTCGAGTTCCTCGCCGCTTCGATGACCTACGACATGAACAACACCGACAAGCTGAACGTCTTCCGCCAGGAGATCCAGCGCCTCGGCATCCGGTTGCTCGGTCCGGACATCAACAAGTCCTTCGTCGATTTCGTTCCGGAGGAGACGCCGGAGGGCGACCTCGCGATCCGCTACGCGCTCGCCGCGATCAAGAATGTTGGCGAGAATGCGATGGAAGCGCTGATCGCGGAGCGGAGCGAGAAGGGCCCCTACAAGACCATCGGCGAGTTCGCAGGCCGGATCGACGGCACCGTGGTGAACAAGCGGCTGATGGAAAACCTTGTCCGCGCCGGGGCCTTCGACTGCATGACACAGAACCGGGGTCAGCTCTTCGAGAGCGTCGAGAAGATCCTGCGTCATGCAAACGCCGCCTCGGCGGAGCGCAGTTCCGATCAGGTGAGCCTGTTCGGCGGGCCGTCCGGCACGCCGGAGCCGGAGATTGCACTCGCCGACCGGCTCGACTGGCCGGCGATGGAGCGCCTGAAGGAGGAGTTCGACGCGATCGGTTTCTACCTCTCCGCCCATCCGCTCGACGCCTACGGCGCCTCTTTGGAGCGGCTCGGCGTTGTACGCTCGGACCAGATCGTCGCGACGGTGAAGGAGAAGGGCGGCTCGACCCGGATCAACATCGCCGGGATCGTCGTCGGCTCCCGCATCCGGACCTCGAGCCGGGGGAACCGCTATGCGTTCGTTCAGCTCACTGATCAGGCGGGGGTCACCGAAGTCACCGTGTTCTCGGAGGTTCTGGCGACAAGCCGCGATCTGCTGGAAGCGGGGCAATCCGTGCTGGTGAAGGCCGATGCGAAGATCGAGGACGAAGGTATCCGTCTCACCGTCTCGCGCCTCGAAGCGCTCGATAAAGCGGTCTCTGGAACGGCGGCCGGGCTCAAGATCTATCTCCGGGACCCCGGGCCCATCCCTCACATCTCCGAGATGATCGCGAAGGAGAAGCCCGGCCGGGGTAAGATCAAGCTCGTCGTCGATACCGATGACGAGGAGGTCGAGTTGGCGCTTGGCAGGACCTACAACATCTCTCCCGATTTCCGTGCCGCGGTGAAGTCGCTGCCGGGGATCGTGGACGCGCGCGATATCTGA
- a CDS encoding ABC transporter ATP-binding protein yields the protein MTEIERIAAGETADGGAVLELRNVSRSFEDAGGTLTVLQGVNLSLMPGQVTALVGPSGAGKSTLLHIAGLLEAPTGGEVLFQGQDCGDASDWERTLIRRDGIGFVYQFHHLLPEFSALENVMMPQLIAGLSRREAKERARQLLNLVGLEERETHRPAKLSGGEQQRVAIVRSIANVPAVLLADEPTGNLDPHTAEEVFRQLRRIISATRIAALIATHNHELARAMDRVVELRDGTLHEIK from the coding sequence ATGACCGAGATCGAGCGCATCGCGGCGGGCGAGACGGCGGACGGGGGCGCCGTTCTCGAACTGCGGAACGTATCGCGCAGTTTCGAGGATGCCGGCGGCACGCTCACCGTGTTGCAGGGGGTCAACCTCTCGCTCATGCCGGGTCAGGTCACGGCGCTCGTCGGGCCTTCCGGGGCCGGCAAGTCGACGCTGCTGCATATCGCGGGTCTTCTGGAAGCACCCACCGGCGGCGAGGTCCTGTTTCAGGGCCAGGATTGCGGCGACGCAAGCGACTGGGAACGCACCCTGATACGCCGAGACGGTATCGGCTTCGTCTACCAGTTCCACCATCTCCTGCCGGAGTTCTCCGCGCTTGAGAATGTGATGATGCCGCAGCTCATCGCGGGGCTCTCGCGTCGCGAGGCGAAGGAGCGGGCGCGCCAGCTGCTCAATCTCGTCGGTTTGGAGGAACGAGAAACCCATCGTCCGGCGAAACTCTCCGGCGGCGAGCAGCAGCGTGTTGCCATCGTGCGCTCGATCGCCAACGTCCCGGCCGTTCTGCTGGCGGACGAGCCGACCGGCAATCTCGATCCGCATACGGCGGAGGAGGTTTTCCGTCAGCTCCGCCGGATCATTTCGGCGACCCGAATCGCTGCTCTGATCGCAACGCACAACCATGAGCTTGCGCGGGCGATGGACAGGGTGGTGGAGTTGCGGGACGGGACATTGCACGAGATTAAATAA
- a CDS encoding lipoprotein-releasing ABC transporter permease subunit, translating to MFGTFERMVAMRYLRSRRQEGFISVIAGFSLLGIGLGVATLIIVMSVMNGFRAELIGRILGLNGHMSVYSKGAPMQGFDELAVRIGEIPGVLTVTPQLEGQVMAMANGIASGALVRGLRASALLSRQVVPDNITTGSLEEFSGESGVIMGARLARRLRVGVGDKITLISPSTTTTVIGSVPRMRAFTVSALFNVGMYEYDNTFIYMPLKTAQLFFKSGDAVNAVEVMVDDPQRVDALRLPLAKVIGGDKYAVDWKQQNSSFFNALEVERNVMFLILTLIILVAAFNIISSMIMLVKDKGRDIAILRTMGASQGMVMRIFFMSGASIGVIGTVAGSILGLVFCDNIESIRQFLQSLTGTELFSAEIYFLSKLPAEVDAFEVVSVIAMALFLTFAATIYPAWRASRLDPVEALRYE from the coding sequence ATGTTCGGCACTTTCGAGCGCATGGTGGCCATGCGGTACCTGCGCTCCCGTCGCCAGGAAGGCTTCATCTCCGTCATCGCGGGGTTTTCCCTGCTCGGCATCGGGCTCGGCGTTGCGACCCTGATCATCGTCATGTCGGTGATGAACGGGTTCCGCGCGGAGCTTATCGGACGCATCCTGGGCCTCAACGGGCATATGTCTGTCTACAGCAAAGGCGCGCCGATGCAGGGCTTCGACGAGCTCGCAGTGCGGATCGGCGAGATCCCGGGCGTGCTGACCGTGACGCCGCAGCTCGAAGGCCAGGTCATGGCGATGGCGAACGGTATCGCGTCCGGTGCACTGGTGCGTGGACTCCGGGCGAGTGCGCTGCTCAGCCGCCAGGTCGTGCCGGACAATATCACCACGGGGTCGCTTGAGGAGTTCAGCGGCGAGAGCGGTGTCATCATGGGCGCGCGCCTGGCCCGCCGCCTCCGCGTCGGTGTCGGTGACAAGATCACCCTGATCTCGCCGAGTACGACGACGACCGTGATCGGCAGCGTGCCGCGTATGCGTGCCTTCACCGTTTCCGCGCTCTTCAATGTGGGCATGTACGAATACGACAACACTTTCATCTACATGCCGCTGAAGACGGCGCAGCTCTTCTTCAAGAGCGGCGATGCGGTCAATGCGGTCGAGGTGATGGTCGACGATCCGCAGCGCGTGGACGCGTTGCGCCTGCCGCTCGCCAAGGTGATCGGCGGGGACAAGTACGCGGTCGATTGGAAACAACAGAATTCGAGCTTTTTCAATGCGCTAGAGGTCGAGCGCAACGTCATGTTCCTGATCCTGACGCTGATCATCCTGGTCGCCGCCTTCAACATCATCTCATCGATGATCATGCTGGTGAAGGATAAGGGCCGGGACATCGCGATCCTGCGGACCATGGGCGCCTCCCAGGGCATGGTGATGCGGATCTTCTTCATGTCCGGCGCCAGCATCGGCGTGATCGGGACCGTTGCGGGATCGATCCTCGGTCTTGTCTTCTGCGACAATATCGAGTCGATCCGCCAGTTCCTGCAGAGCCTGACCGGAACCGAGCTGTTCTCGGCGGAGATTTACTTCCTCTCCAAGCTGCCGGCCGAAGTAGATGCGTTTGAGGTGGTCTCGGTCATCGCGATGGCGCTGTTCCTGACCTTCGCGGCGACGATCTATCCGGCCTGGCGGGCCTCGCGTCTCGATCCGGTGGAGGCGCTCCGCTATGAGTGA
- the proS gene encoding proline--tRNA ligase gives MRLSAYFLPTLRENPKEAQIVSHRLMLRAGMIQQASAGIYSWLPLGYKVLRKIEQIVREEQDAAGAQEVLMPTIQSADLWRESGRYDDYGKEMLRIEDRHGRDMLYGPTNEELITDIFRTHVRSYKALPLMLYHIQWKFRDEVRPRFGVMRGREFLMKDNYSFDTDYQGAVDAYNRMFVSYLKTYARMGLSAIPMKADTGPIGGDLSHEFIVLADTGESGVFYDKAWENQDFANMDVNYADMSEVNGIVEKYTSLYAATDEKHDTENCSVAAADLKERRGIEVGQIFYFGTKYSAPLNAVVSTPEGEEVPVHMGSYGIGVSRLVGAIIEASHDEKGIVWPEQVAPFQVAVANLKADDEGCTSVSEDLYAKLSKAGIEALIDDRDERPGAKLANLDLIGVPWQILVGPRGLKSGVVEVKNRKTGAVEEMTPEAALNKFAS, from the coding sequence ATGCGTCTTTCCGCCTATTTTCTGCCGACTCTCCGGGAAAACCCGAAGGAGGCGCAGATTGTCTCCCATCGCCTCATGCTGCGGGCAGGCATGATCCAGCAGGCCAGTGCCGGAATCTATTCCTGGCTCCCGCTCGGCTACAAAGTGCTCCGGAAAATCGAGCAGATCGTGCGTGAGGAACAGGACGCGGCGGGTGCGCAGGAAGTTCTGATGCCGACCATCCAGTCCGCCGATCTGTGGCGCGAGAGCGGACGGTACGACGACTACGGCAAGGAAATGCTGCGGATCGAGGACCGGCACGGGCGTGACATGCTCTATGGGCCGACCAACGAGGAACTGATCACCGACATCTTCCGGACCCACGTGCGGAGCTACAAGGCGCTGCCGCTGATGCTCTATCACATCCAGTGGAAATTCCGTGACGAGGTCCGTCCCCGATTCGGCGTGATGCGCGGCCGCGAGTTCCTGATGAAGGACAACTATTCCTTCGATACCGACTATCAGGGCGCGGTCGATGCCTATAACCGTATGTTCGTATCCTATCTGAAGACTTATGCCCGCATGGGATTGAGCGCGATCCCGATGAAGGCCGATACCGGGCCGATCGGCGGCGACCTTTCTCATGAGTTCATTGTGCTCGCCGATACCGGCGAGAGCGGTGTGTTCTACGACAAGGCCTGGGAAAACCAGGATTTTGCCAATATGGACGTGAACTATGCCGACATGTCCGAGGTGAACGGCATTGTCGAGAAATATACTTCGCTCTATGCGGCAACCGACGAGAAGCACGACACCGAGAATTGCAGCGTCGCGGCCGCCGATCTGAAGGAGCGCCGGGGTATCGAGGTCGGGCAGATCTTCTATTTCGGCACCAAATACTCGGCTCCCCTGAATGCCGTCGTCTCGACGCCGGAAGGCGAGGAGGTTCCGGTGCATATGGGGTCCTACGGCATCGGCGTCTCACGTCTTGTCGGCGCCATCATCGAGGCGAGCCATGACGAGAAGGGGATCGTCTGGCCGGAGCAGGTCGCACCGTTCCAGGTCGCTGTCGCCAATCTCAAAGCGGATGACGAGGGCTGCACATCGGTTTCCGAGGATCTATATGCAAAGCTCTCGAAGGCCGGTATCGAGGCGCTGATCGATGACCGCGACGAACGCCCGGGCGCCAAGCTCGCCAACCTCGATCTGATCGGCGTGCCGTGGCAGATTCTGGTCGGCCCGCGTGGCCTCAAGTCAGGCGTGGTCGAGGTCAAGAACAGGAAAACCGGTGCGGTCGAGGAAATGACGCCGGAAGCGGCGCTGAACAAGTTCGCTTCCTGA
- a CDS encoding MarR family winged helix-turn-helix transcriptional regulator, which yields MSSMMTPNQNAADPSVIKNEYLEAIKLIERLHRQFLEVVKMELDRKGIEDINNIQALILFNIGSEELTVGELTNRGYYLGSNVSYNVRKMVENGYLVQERSAHDRRSIRVKLSDKGLELCEFVSDMFDRHATALGEAGGSPERLTESSQTYRELERFWMGLLNFGIRGGMPPV from the coding sequence ATGTCGAGCATGATGACACCGAACCAAAACGCGGCGGATCCGTCTGTGATAAAAAACGAGTACCTCGAAGCCATTAAACTCATCGAACGACTTCACAGGCAGTTCCTTGAAGTTGTGAAGATGGAACTCGATCGCAAGGGGATCGAGGATATCAACAACATCCAGGCGCTGATTCTCTTCAATATTGGCAGCGAGGAACTGACGGTCGGCGAGTTGACCAACCGCGGTTACTACCTGGGATCCAATGTTTCCTATAACGTCCGGAAGATGGTCGAGAACGGTTACTTGGTGCAGGAACGCTCGGCGCACGACCGCCGCTCGATCCGCGTCAAGCTTTCCGACAAGGGACTTGAGCTCTGCGAGTTCGTCTCCGACATGTTCGATCGCCACGCGACGGCGCTGGGCGAGGCTGGTGGAAGTCCGGAGCGGCTGACCGAGTCGAGCCAGACCTATCGCGAATTGGAGCGCTTCTGGATGGGGCTGCTCAATTTCGGCATACGGGGCGGGATGCCGCCGGTGTGA